In the genome of Paenibacillus sp. GP183, the window TGTCTGTTGCCAAAATAATACCATACTGTAACTAAATCTCCAATTCTCAGCTGTAAAATTCGATTTTCGGAGGGTTACAGACGGAATCTTGCAATCTGCTCCCACAGCTGCTCTTTTTCCAAAATCTCTTTCTGCTTATCGCCAATCAGATCAAAATGGGGAAAATCCGTTCTATGATGAATATGTCGCGGATTGAGCCCATTACTGAAGCACCACTCGCGAAGCCGAGTTATATTCGAACATCCAGCCTTTGTGACGGTGGTAATTCCAGGGAAACGCTCATCAATCCAATAGTGGGTCAAAAAAGCAATTTCTCCGAGAGCTACCTTCCGTTTCCAATCATTCATTTCCGTTCTGGATATGCCAAAAGCCATAAAGCATGCTCCTTTTTTCTTGCAATAGCTACAGATCTATTTTAACACAATGCTATGATCTGGGCTTAGCCCGGTTCGTAGGCTCGGCAATAAGAGGATCATCCGGCCAATAATGCTTCGGATAGCGGCCTTTGAGATCTTTTTTCACTTCAAAATATGCATTCCGCCAAAAGCTGCCCAGATCGCGGGTTACTTGGACAGGGCGCTGTGCAGGCGATAAGAGATTCAGGGTCAATGGAACCTTGCTGCCGGCTATGCGAGGAGTATCTTCCAATCCGAACATCTCCTGCAAACGGACAGACAAAGCTGGTGCAGCCGGATCCGAATAATCGACAGGGACGCGCGAACCGCTGGGAACTGTAATATGCGTAGGTGCGCTTTGCTCAAGCTCTTGCCGCTGCTCCCAGGAAAGATTACCTTCCAAAATGGAGACCAAATGAAGCCTTTGCAAATCATTGAGGCTTTTCAATCCATATAGATGAGGGCTAAGCCACTCTGATAAATGGGCGATTAATGCAGGTACGGATACATCCGGCCAACTTGAATCGGATTGATGCATGAAGCAAAGTCGCTCTTGAAGCTGTCTGGAGGCGCGAGACCATGGCAAAATGGACAAGCCTTCATCTTCAATGCCCTGAATCAAGGCTCGCAGCACCTCCGCAGGATCAGGATCGGGATGAGGAATCTCTTTCAGGATCAGAGCCCCCAGCCTTTCTCTTTTTCTGGCTCTGACGGATTGCGACTGCTTGTCCCAAACGATGATATCCTCATCATCTATGAACTTGTTTAAAGAGCTGTACAGACTGTTCAATTCAATGGGAGCCGCCAAGTAAATCCGGCTTTCCGTGATTTGATCATCCAGATCGGCAGCAACCAGATAGGCTGCATTGGACAACGACTGCAGCTCGGTTATCGCGGCTCCACGCCCGTTGCTAAGCGTGAATTTTCCAGTGGCGCGACGTCCGGCAATCCGGTCAGGATAAGCAAAGCCCAGCAGCAAACCGCATGTCGAGCTGTCCAGATCCGTTCTGGTTGCGGAATGAATACTTAATGCCTTCTGCCAGTAGGAGGACTCCACCCCTATCCTGCGGCATATTGCCGAATCGACATGAAAAGCCGAGGGGTTTGCCAGCGCATCCAAACGCAATCGCAGATCCACGTTGCGCGCATAGGCATCGCCCCGCAGGAAGTCTCTTTCACTCAGGATCGCTGCGAGGTCGCAGGCCATGCGGCCAAGCCCCAGCGGTATCGCTTGCAGGATCATATGGGCAAGCCGCGGGTGCATCCCGATCTCGGCTATGCGTCGGCCATGCGGCGTGATGCTGCCGTCCGCATGCAGAGCGCCAAGCTGTGCCAGCAGCAGCTTGGCTTGGTTCAAGGCAGCGGCTGGAGGAGAATCCAGCCATACCAGCTCCTGCGGATCCGCGACCCCCCAGGCTGCCAGCTCCAGCGCCAGCGGTACCAGATCCGCTTCCTTGATCTCCGGCGTGCTGCTGGGCGCCAGTTGCCGCTGCTCTTGCTCGGTCCATAGGCGGAAGCAATCGCCTGGACCGAGACGGCCCGCTCTGCCGCGGCGTTGATCGGCAGAGGCTTTGGACACCGCCACGGTTTCCAGGCGGGTCATCCCTGTCCGCGGCGAGAAACGCGGAATGCGCATCAGGCCGCTGTCGATGACGACGCGGACGCCCTCTACTGTCAAGCTGGTCTCTGCGATTGACGTAGCCAGCACGATCTTCCTTACTCCAGGCGGTGCGGGAGCTAGTGCCAGATCCTGGGAATCATTGCTCAGGCTTCCGTACAGGGGAGCAACCCGAACACGATCGCCTAATCCGAGTTCTGCTAATCTAGCGGCAACCCGGTGGATTTCACCGGCTCCCGGCAAGAACACGAGCATACTGCCTTCCGTTTGATTCAAGGCTGTCAAGATCGATTGAACAACCACCGGTTCGATGCGGCCCTCCAGCTTGGCGGTCAGATAGTGCGTATCTACGGGATACGCTCTGCCTTCGCTGCGGAGAATGGGAGCGTCACCCAGCAATACGGCCACAGGCTCTGCCTCGAGGGTGGCCGACATCACCAGAATGCGTAAATCCTCACGAAGCAATTCCTGGGTTTGACGGCAAAGCGCTAGTCCCAGATCGGCATGCAGATTGCGTTCATGAAACTCGTCAAAGATGACGATCCCCACATTTTCCAAGGCCGGATCTGCCTGCAGGAGACGCGTTAAAACCCCCTCAGTGATCACTTCGATTCGTGTTGCTGGGCCTACTCGAGTGTCCATGCGAACTCGATAGCCAACGGTTTCCCCGACTTGCTCGCCTAGCAGCGCCGCCATATAGGCTGCGGCTGCGCGGGCGGCCAGTCGGCGAGGCTCAAGCATGATGATTTTGCGTCCTGCCAACCAAGCTTCATTCAGAAGCGCAAGCGGAATTCGAGTTGTTTTCCCTGCCCCAGGAGCCGCAACCAGTACAGCGGAAATATTCGATATGAGCGTCCGTTGAAGGGCTGGAATGACCGGCTCGATCGGCAGCATCTTGCTATCCATATGGAGTTCTCCTCTTTTGCCAAAATCGTGTATACTGAGAAAAGAAAAAAAGATAAAGGAGTAAACAATCATGAGTGTACACGAAGCGATATCCAAGCATTCCAATAATCAGCATCTGCATATAGTGAGATTCACAGAGCTCGATGAGCAGCGTGAAAAAGCGATTGAAGATTGTATCGCCTTATGCAAGAGCGGAAAACCCTTTTCGGTTGATTCGATAAATCAAATAACAGCTGCCATTATCGAGCATGCCAAGCATGGCATTTCTCCGCTGCGCAAATTTGTAACGGAAGAAATGGTCAGAGAATACGCCGCCAAGGCCTAGTTAAGCAGCATACGAAGTCAGTTTTGCCAAGGCAAAACTTTAAGATTATGCTTACGAAGTCAGTTTTGCCAAGGCAAAACTTTAAGGAGGGTCAACCATGAGCTTTTTTACATTTTTTGCGATGCTTATTATCGGTTCGGCATTCAGCTTCGGCTTGCTCTTGTTATTCAAAAACAAGAAACTGCCAGGTATTCTGCTGCTCGTTCTTTCCGTTGTTTTTTATATTGCCTATGTAAACTTAGCGACTGTCTATTTTACCTAAACATATAATACGCAAATAAAGCGTACCCGCCTACTATGGCAATCACATAAAACAGGGTAAGTCTTATGATGTTGGGGGCTTTCCTTTGATCATACTCGGGATTGCCCTCTTTGTTTTTCCTGGAAACCCCCACTAAAATGGTAGCCACCAATGCAAAAGCCATTAGAAAGAAGACGATGGAGTAAAATAAAAATTCCAGGATTTTCACTTCCTCTATAGGTTTTTCAGTTTGGACACCGTTATTTGCGTGATTGAATCAACAATAAAATCAGCCCTGGTTAAATCTTGCAGGCCGGAGTTTAGATTCATGAAGCCGATGCAGGTCATGCCGGCAGCCTTTGCCGCGGCCACTCCATTACGGGAATCCTCGATAACCACACAATGCTCGGCTTCAACCTGCAGCAGCTGCGCTGCTTTGAGAAAAACATCTGGAGCCGGCTTACCCTGAGGTACTTCTTCTCCGCTTACGATCACGGAGAAATAAGGCTGAAGCTGCAGTTTTTCAATTACTGCTTGAATGAAAAGAACAGGTGATGAAGACGCAAGCCCAACCGGGTAACCGTCACTTCTCAGAGCTTGGAGAAGGGGAACGATCCCCTCAATAGGCTTTTCATCTCTTTCTTTGAATATGCGCAGCTTCATATCCATTTGCATGCGACTCAATTCATCCACGGAAGGCTCAAGCATATGCGCTTCCTTGATATACTTCCACATCGCGGGATTGGTCATCCCCACGTACTTTTCGAGATCTTCATGAGTAAGGTTCAATCCAAGTTGGCGTGTCATGATCAAATCAATTTCAAAATGCATCGGCTCGCTGTCGATAATGACACCGTCCATGTCAAAAATACAAGCTTTGAACAATGTTTTCGCCCCTTTATTTATCCGGATCGATTTGATTAATGGCATTAAATAAAAGCTTGTAATAATTGACATCATGCGGGACCAAATCCGTTGAAGCTATATACAAAAGCCTTTCTTCCAGCTGTCCATCGACTGATAAGTTAGCACCTACGGCAGGAATTGTTTGTGCGGCTCCTTGAATGAGAGACTCGAAATCTTTCAATCCAACGAAGTAAAGACCGGATACTTCATCTTGCTGAATCCGGTATTCAAAAATATGTTGATCGCATCGATAAAGAAATACATGGCAAAACTCCCTGTCCATACGGCCTTCGGGAAGGGCGTCTTCTTCCGCATAAATCCCGCATGGAATCAAGCTGCTGAAAGCAACCTGAAGTCCAAGCTCTTCCTCCAGTTCCCTCACTCCATCCTCCACGTTTTCTCCGGCCATTAAATGGCCGGCGCAGGAGATATCGAGCAAATTCGGAAATGTATCTTTATCCGGATGCCTAAGCTGAAGCAGTAAAGAAGGCTGATCATTTCGCAGGCTTATAATCCAGCAATGAAAGGTTTGATGCCACCAACCATTGGCGTGGACCTCCAACCTGCCGGCTGTACCCACTCGCTCCATTTGATCATTGAAAATGTCAAATATCTCATCATGATTGAGCATTAGCTGCGCTTCTCCATCCCTTTCAGCAAAGTAAAAGGCACATGGCCCATTGATAGGCCACTTTTAACTAAAAAAGGGCTTCCCGATAGCCATTTTTTATGGCTGAGGATAGCCCCATTCGTTCATTATGCTATCGAGGTCGGCGCTTCAAAAGGTGAAGAATAGCCGCTCAAGGCGCTCAGGATCCGATTCGCTTCATCGCTGCTCATCGACCCAAACCGTTCGGTCGCCTCCACGATCTTGGGGAATAAATGCACATCGCCCGCGCTGGCAAATCCGTTCAAGCCGGGAAATGAAAGCACGAAGTGCACGCAGGCATCGATGATTTCCTGCTGATCAAACGGCTCATACCAAGTGGCGTAATTGCGGGATTGTTTCTCATCCCAGGGGCCCTTGGCAATCGCTTTGATAACCCTGACAGCGGCTCCTTGCTTGTCAGCTTCAGCCATGAATAAATCAAAATCATGCCTGTACTCCGGAAGGCTATACAGGTAATAGTTAAGCGGAAGCAGCACGGTATCAAACGGAAATCTGCGCAAAGCCTCCAAGTGTACTGCAGGTGCAGAATGCCCATGTCCCGTGATGCCAATCGCTTTCACAAGTCCCTGCTCTTTGGCTTCCACTACAGCTTCAATCGCGCCGCCCTTTCGGGTGCAAAGATCCAACTCCGTCATGCTGCCTACAGCATGCAGCTGGATCAAATCCAGCGTATCCGTTTGCAGCCTCTCCAAGGAACGGTGAATCTCCGCCTTGGCCTTGTCGTAGCTGCGCTCGCCTGTCTTGGATGCGAGAAAAATCTGATCGCGAATTCGCGGCATCCAGGGTCCCATGCGAAGCTCCGCTTCTCCATAGCTTGCAGCAGTGTCAAAGTGATTCACGCCATGCTCAAGAGCGAAAGAGATGGAAGCGTCCGCTTCCTCCTGGCTTACATTTCCTAAGCTTGCAGCTCCAAACATAACGACTGAGCTGTTGTATCCAATCTTTCCCAGCTTGCGATACTCCATACGAAACACCTCCTTATTGCTTATTATATCGAATAGTTTTTGTTTGTAAAAGTAATACCTGTTGGAGTTTATACATTGTTTTCATCTTCCGTAGTTTCAACCAGTGAGGAATATGCATTCTGCACGGCCGCCAGCTCCGTATCGCATTTTCTTCGTTCATTTTCCAATTCCCATAAAATCGTATTTACAGCGGAGCTTTTGGATTCCACTTGGGCTAAGGTGTTTTGAATTCTGCCCTGTACGATCCAGTCTGTAATCAAGCCGTCAAAGAAATAATCCGAGAAGCGAAGAAAAGAATTTACATCC includes:
- the hrpB gene encoding ATP-dependent helicase HrpB, with the translated sequence MDSKMLPIEPVIPALQRTLISNISAVLVAAPGAGKTTRIPLALLNEAWLAGRKIIMLEPRRLAARAAAAYMAALLGEQVGETVGYRVRMDTRVGPATRIEVITEGVLTRLLQADPALENVGIVIFDEFHERNLHADLGLALCRQTQELLREDLRILVMSATLEAEPVAVLLGDAPILRSEGRAYPVDTHYLTAKLEGRIEPVVVQSILTALNQTEGSMLVFLPGAGEIHRVAARLAELGLGDRVRVAPLYGSLSNDSQDLALAPAPPGVRKIVLATSIAETSLTVEGVRVVIDSGLMRIPRFSPRTGMTRLETVAVSKASADQRRGRAGRLGPGDCFRLWTEQEQRQLAPSSTPEIKEADLVPLALELAAWGVADPQELVWLDSPPAAALNQAKLLLAQLGALHADGSITPHGRRIAEIGMHPRLAHMILQAIPLGLGRMACDLAAILSERDFLRGDAYARNVDLRLRLDALANPSAFHVDSAICRRIGVESSYWQKALSIHSATRTDLDSSTCGLLLGFAYPDRIAGRRATGKFTLSNGRGAAITELQSLSNAAYLVAADLDDQITESRIYLAAPIELNSLYSSLNKFIDDEDIIVWDKQSQSVRARKRERLGALILKEIPHPDPDPAEVLRALIQGIEDEGLSILPWSRASRQLQERLCFMHQSDSSWPDVSVPALIAHLSEWLSPHLYGLKSLNDLQRLHLVSILEGNLSWEQRQELEQSAPTHITVPSGSRVPVDYSDPAAPALSVRLQEMFGLEDTPRIAGSKVPLTLNLLSPAQRPVQVTRDLGSFWRNAYFEVKKDLKGRYPKHYWPDDPLIAEPTNRAKPRS
- a CDS encoding DUF2533 family protein codes for the protein MSVHEAISKHSNNQHLHIVRFTELDEQREKAIEDCIALCKSGKPFSVDSINQITAAIIEHAKHGISPLRKFVTEEMVREYAAKA
- a CDS encoding HAD family phosphatase; its protein translation is MFKACIFDMDGVIIDSEPMHFEIDLIMTRQLGLNLTHEDLEKYVGMTNPAMWKYIKEAHMLEPSVDELSRMQMDMKLRIFKERDEKPIEGIVPLLQALRSDGYPVGLASSSPVLFIQAVIEKLQLQPYFSVIVSGEEVPQGKPAPDVFLKAAQLLQVEAEHCVVIEDSRNGVAAAKAAGMTCIGFMNLNSGLQDLTRADFIVDSITQITVSKLKNL
- a CDS encoding NUDIX domain-containing protein; the encoded protein is MLNHDEIFDIFNDQMERVGTAGRLEVHANGWWHQTFHCWIISLRNDQPSLLLQLRHPDKDTFPNLLDISCAGHLMAGENVEDGVRELEEELGLQVAFSSLIPCGIYAEEDALPEGRMDREFCHVFLYRCDQHIFEYRIQQDEVSGLYFVGLKDFESLIQGAAQTIPAVGANLSVDGQLEERLLYIASTDLVPHDVNYYKLLFNAINQIDPDK
- a CDS encoding aldo/keto reductase, producing MEYRKLGKIGYNSSVVMFGAASLGNVSQEEADASISFALEHGVNHFDTAASYGEAELRMGPWMPRIRDQIFLASKTGERSYDKAKAEIHRSLERLQTDTLDLIQLHAVGSMTELDLCTRKGGAIEAVVEAKEQGLVKAIGITGHGHSAPAVHLEALRRFPFDTVLLPLNYYLYSLPEYRHDFDLFMAEADKQGAAVRVIKAIAKGPWDEKQSRNYATWYEPFDQQEIIDACVHFVLSFPGLNGFASAGDVHLFPKIVEATERFGSMSSDEANRILSALSGYSSPFEAPTSIA